A stretch of the Coprobacillus cateniformis genome encodes the following:
- the thrB gene encoding homoserine kinase, which yields MKVKVKVPATSANLGPGFDVAGLAVTLYNTFTFELLDDGLEITGCPEQFCNAENMTYQAFVEGAKTCGLLFKGLRIECSGDVPYTRGLGSSSTCIVAGIVGAYAFVDRYDERQEILELATKIEGHPDNVAPAIFGGLTVSVMSDGVTTLNIPVKHDYRFVAMIPPFTLSTEKSRSVLPQVLSRSDAIANVSHLALMVASLINGYDDGLKLGFKDRLHQPYRGPLIEGFDEIMTILENDERVLGAYLSGAGPTIMAVIDATDTKGVVRIKEELGDLLKDWQVEKLELDMRGYTCDYE from the coding sequence ATGAAAGTGAAAGTCAAAGTTCCTGCGACAAGTGCAAACTTAGGTCCTGGATTTGATGTGGCAGGACTCGCAGTCACATTATATAATACATTTACTTTTGAACTTTTAGATGATGGTTTAGAAATTACAGGTTGCCCTGAACAATTCTGCAATGCTGAGAATATGACATATCAAGCATTTGTAGAGGGAGCCAAAACTTGTGGTTTGTTGTTTAAGGGTTTGCGTATTGAATGTAGTGGTGATGTTCCTTATACAAGAGGTTTAGGTAGTTCTTCAACATGCATTGTTGCTGGTATTGTTGGAGCCTATGCTTTTGTTGATCGCTATGATGAACGTCAGGAAATTCTTGAATTGGCAACCAAAATTGAAGGTCATCCAGACAATGTGGCACCAGCCATCTTTGGCGGTTTAACTGTATCAGTGATGAGCGATGGTGTGACAACACTCAATATTCCCGTAAAACATGATTATCGTTTTGTTGCCATGATTCCACCATTTACTTTATCAACAGAAAAATCTCGTTCAGTTTTACCTCAAGTTTTATCAAGATCTGATGCGATTGCAAATGTTTCCCATTTGGCATTAATGGTTGCTTCGTTAATCAATGGATATGATGATGGATTAAAATTGGGATTTAAAGATCGTCTTCATCAACCTTACCGTGGTCCTTTAATTGAAGGATTTGATGAAATTATGACAATTTTAGAAAATGATGAGAGAGTCCTAGGTGCTTATTTATCTGGTGCAGGACCAACAATTATGGCTGTTATTGATGCAACCGATACAAAGGGTGTAGTTAGAATCAAGGAAGAACTTGGTGATTTGTTAAAAGACTGGCAAGTTGAAAAACTTGAATTAGATATGCGTGGATATACATGTGATTATGAATAG
- a CDS encoding ATP-binding protein, which produces MIKKLQRIFVTTSPTLIGSKTLEILLVFVWQLFVKIFIVVRMQMVIKNFLSNAIKHTPKNKHIYIVYNENIISIENEGEFISVDQMNRIWDTYVSSDREGTGLGLAICKTILDLHHYGYYVENTSRGVKFTITINKKSC; this is translated from the coding sequence ATGATAAAGAAATTGCAAAGAATCTTTGTGACAACTTCCCCCACCCTTATAGGGAGCAAAACGCTAGAGATTTTATTAGTTTTTGTTTGGCAACTTTTTGTCAAGATTTTTATAGTTGTACGTATGCAAATGGTTATTAAGAATTTCTTGAGCAATGCTATTAAGCATACACCAAAAAATAAACATATTTATATTGTATATAATGAGAATATTATATCTATTGAAAATGAAGGAGAATTCATTTCAGTAGATCAAATGAATAGAATATGGGATACATATGTCTCAAGTGATCGTGAAGGGACAGGTCTAGGACTAGCTATTTGCAAAACAATTTTAGATCTTCATCATTATGGATATTATGTAGAAAATACATCAAGAGGTGTAAAGTTTACAATCACTATAAACAAAAAGTCCTGTTAA
- a CDS encoding Crp/Fnr family transcriptional regulator: MEQFNDGKKPVEIVAFTDCNVYKLHRDDFLNWLRGDFEATKFLIREISSKLVLNAELIEELSSLSVKERLLRCISLHYYRSELNLLTKKQLASEVNAPIRSINRAINECVQEHLIAYENKRFSVINQQEVLKNLPTT; this comes from the coding sequence ATGGAACAATTTAATGATGGGAAAAAACCCGTTGAAATTGTCGCTTTCACAGATTGTAATGTATATAAACTTCATAGAGATGATTTTTTAAACTGGTTAAGGGGAGATTTTGAAGCTACAAAATTTCTGATTCGAGAAATATCTAGTAAATTAGTTTTAAATGCTGAATTAATTGAAGAATTATCATCTTTAAGTGTGAAAGAACGACTTCTGAGGTGTATATCTTTACACTATTATAGAAGTGAATTAAATCTGCTTACCAAAAAACAGCTTGCTAGCGAAGTAAACGCTCCAATTAGAAGCATTAATCGTGCTATAAATGAATGTGTACAAGAACATCTCATTGCTTATGAAAACAAAAGATTTAGTGTAATTAATCAGCAAGAGGTATTAAAGAATCTTCCTACAACATAA
- the asnA gene encoding aspartate--ammonia ligase: MSKMIIPEDYKPHLNLIETEVAIKMIKDTFERRLAEQLRLTRVSAPLFLLKNTGLNDNLNGIEKPVSFTSFELNHDDEIEIIHSLAKWKRDALHRYGFEKHTGLYTDMNAIRKDEELDNIHSMYVDQWDWEYVISEVDRTLDYFKAIVSKIYNALLDVEFLMIRHYPQLGESILPDEIFFITSQELEDKYPDLTPKQRERMITKEHKAVCILQIGDILKSGHKHDGRAPDYDDWSLNGDILVYNTQLDDALEISSMGIRVDDKALKEQLTKAHANDRLELPYHQNIINHVLPLSIGGGIGQSRLCMFFLRKAHIGEVQASLWDEDTMKQCADHDIHLL, from the coding sequence ATGAGCAAGATGATTATACCAGAAGACTATAAACCTCATTTGAACTTAATCGAAACAGAAGTTGCTATTAAAATGATTAAGGATACTTTTGAGAGAAGACTTGCAGAACAATTACGTTTAACACGTGTATCAGCACCATTATTTTTATTAAAAAATACAGGTTTAAATGATAATTTAAATGGGATAGAGAAACCTGTATCTTTTACATCATTTGAATTAAATCATGATGATGAGATAGAAATTATTCATTCATTAGCAAAATGGAAAAGAGATGCGTTACACCGTTATGGTTTTGAAAAACATACTGGTTTATATACTGATATGAATGCAATTAGAAAAGATGAAGAATTAGATAACATTCATTCTATGTATGTAGATCAATGGGATTGGGAATATGTCATTTCTGAAGTTGATAGAACTTTAGATTATTTTAAAGCAATTGTATCAAAGATTTACAATGCTTTATTAGATGTAGAATTCTTAATGATTAGACACTATCCACAATTAGGAGAATCTATTTTGCCTGATGAAATCTTCTTTATAACTTCTCAGGAATTAGAAGATAAATATCCAGATTTAACGCCTAAGCAAAGAGAAAGAATGATTACGAAAGAACATAAAGCTGTTTGTATACTTCAAATTGGTGATATCCTTAAATCTGGTCATAAACATGATGGACGTGCACCTGATTATGATGACTGGTCATTAAATGGAGATATTCTTGTCTACAATACACAGTTAGATGATGCATTAGAAATCTCAAGTATGGGTATTCGTGTTGATGATAAAGCATTAAAAGAGCAATTAACAAAAGCTCATGCAAATGATCGTTTAGAATTACCTTACCATCAAAATATTATCAATCATGTTTTACCACTCAGTATTGGTGGTGGGATTGGTCAAAGTCGTTTATGTATGTTCTTTTTAAGAAAGGCTCATATTGGCGAAGTTCAAGCTTCTTTATGGGACGAAGATACAATGAAACAATGCGCTGATCATGATATCCATTTATTATAA
- the thrC gene encoding threonine synthase, translating into MKEKMYLSTRGDQKPLNFYEAILQGIGSDGGLLVPEFDVDQKDLKALLHMNYVDMATEIISTFTPDDVKEDIRKLCQKAYGDGLFPKDVVPVEKAGDVYVAELFQGPTAAFKDMALSLLPHFMTFSLKQKGENREVMILAATSGDTGKAALEGFKDVKGTCIKVFYPIDGVSPIQKQQMITQTGDNVDVIGIRGNFDDAQTAVKKAFNSQELKDLCHQHNVFLSSANSINIGRLIPQIVYYFYSYLTLVNQKEIKLGDEINFTIPSGNFGNCLAGYIAKNMGLPIQKFIIASNKNNILTDFFQTGQYDANREFYKTNAPAMDILVSSNLERLVYFLCQDASKVNSYMQQLNETGVYKVDNDIFAKVQENFAAGWLNETNVLDTIGSCYKETGYLLDTHTAVGYGVYKEYQKQTNDQTKTILLSTASPYKFPSSVYQAVTGGILDEYEAIDALNEKTKVAIPTPLQGIKDREVLHKKVIDKETIIDFIGDQIKEL; encoded by the coding sequence ATGAAAGAGAAAATGTATTTAAGTACAAGAGGAGATCAAAAGCCATTAAATTTTTATGAAGCTATTTTACAAGGAATTGGAAGTGATGGGGGACTGCTTGTTCCTGAATTTGACGTAGATCAAAAAGATTTAAAAGCATTGCTTCATATGAACTATGTAGATATGGCAACTGAGATTATTTCAACTTTTACACCAGATGATGTGAAGGAAGATATTCGTAAACTTTGTCAGAAGGCTTATGGTGATGGATTGTTTCCAAAAGATGTTGTTCCTGTTGAAAAAGCAGGCGATGTTTATGTTGCTGAATTATTCCAAGGCCCAACAGCGGCATTTAAAGATATGGCATTGTCATTATTGCCACATTTTATGACTTTCTCTTTAAAACAAAAAGGTGAAAATAGGGAAGTGATGATTTTAGCAGCAACTTCTGGTGATACTGGGAAGGCTGCTTTAGAAGGGTTTAAGGATGTGAAAGGAACTTGTATCAAAGTTTTTTATCCAATTGATGGTGTTTCACCTATCCAAAAACAACAAATGATTACACAAACTGGAGATAATGTCGATGTTATTGGAATTAGAGGGAATTTTGATGATGCCCAAACTGCCGTTAAAAAAGCTTTTAACTCTCAAGAATTAAAAGACTTATGTCATCAGCATAATGTTTTCCTTTCATCTGCAAACTCAATTAATATTGGAAGATTAATTCCACAAATTGTTTATTATTTCTATTCATATTTAACTTTAGTTAATCAAAAAGAAATTAAATTAGGAGATGAAATTAATTTTACGATTCCTAGTGGTAACTTTGGTAATTGTTTAGCAGGTTATATTGCTAAAAATATGGGATTGCCAATTCAAAAATTTATTATTGCTTCTAATAAAAATAATATTCTAACTGATTTCTTTCAAACTGGACAATATGATGCCAATAGAGAATTCTATAAAACAAATGCCCCTGCTATGGATATCTTAGTTTCAAGCAATCTAGAAAGATTGGTTTACTTTTTATGTCAAGATGCATCTAAGGTAAATTCATATATGCAACAATTAAATGAAACAGGTGTTTATAAAGTGGATAATGATATCTTTGCAAAGGTTCAAGAAAACTTTGCTGCTGGTTGGTTAAATGAAACTAATGTATTAGATACGATTGGAAGTTGTTATAAAGAGACAGGTTATTTATTAGATACACATACAGCAGTGGGTTATGGTGTATATAAAGAATATCAAAAACAAACAAATGATCAAACAAAAACAATTCTCTTATCTACAGCTTCACCATATAAGTTCCCTAGTTCTGTATACCAGGCGGTTACAGGAGGAATCTTGGATGAATATGAAGCTATTGATGCATTAAATGAAAAAACAAAAGTTGCTATTCCTACACCTTTACAAGGTATTAAAGATAGAGAAGTACTACACAAAAAGGTTATTGATAAAGAAACAATCATTGACTTTATTGGTGATCAAATTAAGGAGTTATAA
- a CDS encoding aminoglycoside 6-adenylyltransferase, giving the protein MTKTQQEMIQKVLEFSKRDSRIIGLAISGSYITKSLDEYSDLDFLIVVDDKSYEEVIEERLLIVEQFGTLVSAFTGEHVGEPRLIISLYDSPILHVDFKFTTLDGLLDRVEDSAILYEENNCITKIYSKKEAHFPTPDLQWIEDRFWIWVHYACTKIGRRELFETIDFLSFLRQSVLAPLIQLLLGKLPRGVRKIELDAPQYIEALERTVATHEYESCVNALQATINLYLELREELSQSPIVKKVEAERVALQYFQDLLKNYFESNSMEDNYE; this is encoded by the coding sequence ATGACTAAAACACAACAGGAAATGATACAAAAGGTATTAGAATTTTCAAAAAGAGATAGTAGAATAATAGGACTTGCAATTAGTGGTTCTTATATCACAAAATCGCTAGATGAGTATTCTGATTTGGATTTTCTAATTGTAGTAGATGATAAATCCTATGAAGAAGTTATCGAAGAGAGATTACTTATTGTCGAACAGTTTGGAACATTAGTTTCTGCTTTTACTGGCGAACATGTTGGAGAACCTCGATTGATAATTTCCCTCTATGATTCCCCTATTCTTCATGTTGATTTTAAGTTTACAACCTTAGATGGTTTACTAGATAGGGTTGAAGATTCAGCTATTCTCTATGAAGAAAACAACTGCATAACAAAAATTTATTCTAAAAAAGAAGCACACTTCCCAACTCCAGACTTACAGTGGATTGAAGATAGATTTTGGATTTGGGTTCATTACGCTTGTACGAAGATTGGACGTAGAGAACTATTTGAAACAATTGATTTTTTATCTTTTTTAAGACAATCAGTACTTGCCCCATTAATACAGCTTCTCTTAGGTAAATTACCTCGTGGAGTTAGAAAAATTGAATTAGACGCACCCCAATATATTGAAGCATTAGAAAGGACGGTTGCTACTCATGAATATGAAAGCTGCGTTAATGCATTGCAGGCTACTATCAATCTGTATCTTGAGTTAAGAGAAGAATTATCACAAAGTCCTATTGTCAAAAAGGTTGAAGCTGAAAGAGTTGCATTACAGTATTTTCAAGATTTACTCAAAAATTATTTTGAAAGTAACAGTATGGAGGATAACTATGAGTGA